Proteins from one Rhizoctonia solani chromosome 5, complete sequence genomic window:
- a CDS encoding Retrotransposable element Tf2 protein, translated as MNNYPADPLKTLIDSGATSNFISPSIVEKYKIPKTQLENPQVVRMLDGTISQTGCIWHQVQLAVSANGHPHTIPFLVCPIGNTPAILGMTWLTAEAPLIDWQQGLVTFPEQVQIASEEEADSDPLVDLPPQYHEFAKVFGEEEFKVLPPHREYDISIDLIPDAKLTPGPIYGMTDAESKALKQHIDKELATGKIRPSTSSTGAPVMFVKKADGSLRLVVDYQKLNDATHKNVYPLPRQDDLMAKLRHAKIFTKLDLRWGYNNVRVKEGDEWKTAFRTKYGLFEYLVMPFGLTNAPAAFQHFMNNLFRDLIDVTVVIYLDNILIFSEKPEDHPAHLSKCHFHVNTVDYLGIVISPAGFSMDQKKIEAVTSWPQPKTVKQVQAFLGFVNYLRRFIPNFSSVARPLHNLTKKETPWSWGNLEEAAFQELKLLVTQSPVLVHSNPDLPYYLETDASGVAMGAILSQRGLDNRLHPVAYMSKSFSGAEANYDTHNKELLAIIKALEEWRIFLEATDRPIQVFTDHWNLEYWMQARTFNCRHAQWRTFLSNFNFEIHYRPGKQSGKPDALSRRSDYTDEPRKPEVMLPAEVFANTSEEELDIVTEIRSRLREDPSLDQIIQFLTEDADNAPPSIRKAYRDYDWEEDLLWYRGKLVVPDFEPLKDRLLKEFHDSPLAGHPGQQRTLELLSQNYWWPGMKSSAKEWVECCPTCQANQRAHNPVISLKPLEVPPFPFHTISYNFITGFPRSNGHDAILVVIDSFSKFGHFIPTSKKVTAKGLADLFVSHVWKLHGLPIKTILDRGTTFTGKFLRALYQRLGIKPLFSSAYHPESDGQTERVNQFIEFYLCSYVAADHSDWATWLPLAEYAYNNAKHASTGKTPFELVYGKNPVMNPSNVPSNVPEADQLADTLANEWKEAKSALRMSKEKMIRDKGTTPKYSIGEMVWLDGKNVELRSNSNKLDPRRLGPFEVLEKISSHAYRLKLPETLKIHNVFYVGLLSKVHKSPSQPFPEQPPPETIEGEEEYKVEQIIDSKRQRGKWFYLIKWKGYGPEDNSWEPEELLEHSQEEIQRFNKLRLKKARDSAKSL; from the exons ATGAACAACTACCCGGCAGACCCTCTaaaaaccctcattgactcaggagccacatcaaacttcatCTCTCCCTCGAtcgtggaaaaatataaaatcccaaaaacccaacttgaaaatccacaagttgtgagaatgttagatggtactatctcccagactggttgcatttggcaccaggtacaacttgcggtctcggccaatggccacccccacactatcccatttcttgtttgccccattggcaacaccccagcaatcttaggcatgacatggttaacggcagaagcccctcttattgattggcaacagggactagtcacattccctgaacaagttcagattgcctccgaggaagaagcagactcaGACCCATTGGTAGACCTTCCTCCCCAGTACcacgagtttgctaaagtctttggtgaggaagaatttaaggtcctccctccacatagggagtacgacatctccatagaccttattccagatgccaaactaaCCCCTGGTcccatatacggcatgactgatgcggaATCTAAAGCactcaaacaacacattgacaaggaattagccacaggcaagatccgccctagtacctcctcaacaggcgccccggtcatgtttgtgaagaaggcagatggatctcttaggctggttgtggattaccaaaaactcaatgatgcaacccacaaaaacgtaTACCCGCTCCCAAGacaggatgacctcatggcaaagTTAAGGCATGCCAAGATATTTACAAAGCTCGACTTACGCTGGGGCTACAATAATGTCAgggtcaaggaaggagatgagtggaaaaCAGCGTTTAGAACTAAATACGGGCTGTTTGAGTATCtagtcatgccttttggcctcaccaacgccccagccgccttccagcactttatgaacaatctattcagggacctgatTGACGTAACCGTGGTTATCTATCTAGAcaacatcctcatcttctctgAAAAACCAGAAGACCACCCAGCTCAT CTGTCCAAGTGCCATTTTCACGTCAATACGGTAGATTACTTGGGTATTGTCATATCACCTgccggcttctccatggaccagaaaaagattgaggcagtcacgtcatggccacAACCCAAGACAGTTAAACAAGTTCAAGCTTTTCTAGGGTTCGTAAATTACCTCCGCagattcatccccaactttagcTCTGTCGCGCGCCCCCTGCATAATCTCACCAAAAaagaaaccccttggtcatggggtaacctagaAGAGGCCGCATTCCAGGAACTAAAGCTTCTTGTCACCCAATCACCAGTCCTTGTCCATTCCAACCCGGATCTACCCtattaccttgaaacagacgcatcaggagtagcaatgggagccatactcagtcaacgagGTCTAGACAATCGGCTTCATCCAGTAGCAtacatgtccaaatccttctcCGGCGCTGaagctaattatgacacACACAACAAGGAGTTATTGGCAATCATTAAAgcactggaggaatggcgaaTCTTCTTAGAAGCAACGGATAGACCCATTCAGGTGTTCACTGACCATTggaacctggagtactggatgcaggcacgaaCCTTCAATTGTAGACACGCCCAGTGGCGCAccttcctgagcaatttcaattttgagatccatTACCGCCCgggaaaacagtcagggaagccagatgccCTATCCAGAAGATCGGACTACACGGATGAACCAAGAAAACCGGAGGTCATGCTCCCAGCAGAAGTGTTTGCAAATACGTCGGAAGAGGAACTTGatattgtcacagaaatacgTTCCAGGTTAAGGGAAGACCCTTCCCTGGACcagatcatccaattcctgacagaagatgcagaTAATGCGCCTCCCTCCATCCGAAAGGCCTATcgggattatgactgggaggaagatctCCTATGGTATCGCGGAAAATTGGTAGTACCGGACTTTGAACCTCTGAAGGATCGGTTACTtaaggaattccatgactccccgcTAGCGGGCCATCCAGGGCAACAGAGAACCTTGGAACTCCTCAGTCaaaactactggtggccaggcatgaagtcatcagccaaggaatgggtagagtGCTGTcccacctgccaagccaatcaacgCGCTCACAACCCGGTCATCTCCCTaaaacccctagaagtcccaccatttcccttccacaccatctcttaCAATTTCATTACGGGGTTCCCCAGATCAAACGGACACGATGCAATCCTAGTGGTCATTGATTCTTTTTCTAAGTTTGGGCACTTCATTCCAACctcaaagaaggtcacagccaagggtcTGGCGGATCTATTTGTCAGTCACGTATGGAAGCTGCACGGGTTACCAATCAAAACCATCTTGGATAGAGGCACCACTTTTACAGGAAAATTCCTTAGGGCTCTCTACCAAAGGTTGGGAATCAAGCCATTGTTTTCCTCAGCTTACCACCCGGAATCAGACGGTCAAACAGAGAGGGTAAATCAGTTCATTGAATTCTACCTTTGTTCCTACGTAGCCGCGGATCACTCAGACTGGGCCACATGGTTACCTTTGGCGGAATACGCGtataacaacgccaaacaCGCGTCTACAGGAAAGACAccctttgaattggtctaCGGAAAAAACCCAGTGATGAATCCCTCCAACGTACcgtccaacgtaccagaagcgGACCAGCTAGCGGACACCCTGGCCAACGAATGGAAGGAGGCCAAATCcgccctcagaatgagcaaggaaaaaATGATCAGGGACAAAGGAACCACTCCCAAATACTCAATTGGCGAAAtggtctggctagatggaaaaaacgtggaactcaggtccaattccaataaaCTGGACCCAAGGAGACTAGGCCCTTTTGAGGTCTTAGAAAAAATTTCCAGTCACGCTTACCGTCTAAAGCTGCCGGAAACTCTGAagatccacaatgtattctacgtaggactATTATCCAAAGTCCACAAATCCCCTAGTCAACCGTTTCCAGAACAACCCCCTCCAGAAACAattgaaggggaagaagagtacaaagtggaacagatcatcgactccaaaaggcaacgagggaaatggttctatctgatcaaatggaagggttacggtccagaagacaattcctgggaaccagaagaactcctggagcacagccaggaagaaaTTCAACGTTTCAACAAGTtgcgactgaaaaaggctcgtgactccgccaagagcctttaa
- a CDS encoding Retrotransposon-derived protein PEG10: MEPEPSLTALLEAVTALTATVGSLQAQIQSQGQQLIELKAICKETADLLGDKDQGGPQVQTQPGPSTGPVTPPTHTGGEAHTPGTVRPGLKAPFRPSRGTGFDSEEEEEPRRAPKREPRNTPKRSLSSLTPFDSGSSVKRPKMELPDPYKGDSRGRKATQWLDRMLLWVALHQDQFDEEEQMVVWILYHMTDKAADWALPIIGTIIKGEGNPPTTIPALTAKFKEAFADPNAKRAAARKITALTQSTTTAEYVTKFRNLMAELDWNTEAFIAQFTRGLHWKVKELLSTKDNILDNDLEAIFAASIKIDNIRWENKENRPKKAPAKAPVATTTSTSTTTTRVRLSKDPNYVTPEERDCRRASGLCVKCGQKGHGIKQCPNRWKATIKEVAKVAEDESGKE; encoded by the coding sequence atggaaccggaaCCGTCCCttaccgctctcctcgaggctgtcacagccctcacagccaccgttgggtccctgcaggcccaaatccaatcTCAGGGCCAgcagctcattgagcttaaagccatatgcaaggagaccgccgacttacttggcgacaaggatcaaggaggaccccaagtccaaacccagcctggcccatcgactgggcctgtcactccccctacacacacagggggagaagcgcacactccaggaacggttaggcctggactcaaggcccctttccgcccatcaagaggaacgggcttcgactcagaagaagaggaagaacccaggcgGGCCCCCAAAAGAGAGCCTCGCAACACGCCTAagcggagcctcagctcccttaccccATTTGACTCAGGGTCTAGCGTGAAGCgacccaaaatggagctcccCGATCCATACAAAGGAGACTCCAGGGGAcggaaggcaacccagtggctagaccgaatgctgctgtgggttgcgcttcatcaagaccaatttgatgaagaagaacagatggttgtgtggatcctataccacatgacagataaaGCTGCTGACTGGGCTCTTCCCATTATTgggaccatcatcaagggcgagggaaacCCTCCCACCactatcccggccttaacggccaaattcaaggaggcatttgcaGACCCCAATGCCAAGAGAGCGGCTGCCAGGAAAATCACCGCGCTAACTCAGTCCACGACCACGGCTGAGTATGTAACCAAGTTCCGTAACCTAATGGCGgagcttgattggaacactgaggcgtttattgcccagttcacacgcggtcttcactggaaggtgaaggaactcctgtccaccaaggacaacattctgGACAATGATCTTGAGGCCATATTCGCCGCCTCaattaaaattgacaatatccgttgggaaaacaaggagaaccgccctaaAAAAGCTCCTGCCAAGGCCCCGGTTGCTACGACCAcctctacctccaccactactaCCAGGGTCCGCttatccaaggaccccaactacgttaccccggaggaaagagATTGCCGCCGtgcgtctggcctttgcgTTAAGTGCGGTCAGaaagggcatggcatcaaacaatgccccaacaGATGGAAGGCCACGATCAAGGAAGTAGCTAAGGTAGCAGAGGatgaatcgggaaaagagtag